The Podospora pseudocomata strain CBS 415.72m chromosome 1 map unlocalized CBS415.72m_1, whole genome shotgun sequence genome has a segment encoding these proteins:
- the agn1 gene encoding Glucan endo-1,3-alpha-glucosidase agn1 (EggNog:ENOG503NYQJ; CAZy:GH71; COG:G) has translation MKFLFALAISVSVVLPSVQAAKEVFAHVIVGNVRSLDNADWEDNIKLAQEAKIDAFVLNIAQGDEGNEASLQTIFQVAESLNFKLFFSFDYKALGAWPKEDVIDHITRFGASPAYFKTDDDKLFVSTFEGPDNAGDWADIKATTNSFFVPDWSSQGPVVAAGLADGVADGLFSFDAWPNGDTNITIKSDLEYQDALGDRAYMMAISPWFYTNLDNPDFTKNWLWRGDELWDTRWAQVMEVNPDFVEILTWNDYGESHYIGPVREKELGLFDTSAPIPYVENMSHDGWRKFLPFYIEQYKTGAAPTEFEERVAAYYRTAPALACPDGGTTGNNADFNEVEQPPQDFNEDAVFYGALLTSDEGVTVTVKIGENEQTGTFTTFPASGAGTAGVYRGSVPFGGNSGDVVVTVSRDGQVVATAEGGKPLGATCEFDIQNWNAVAV, from the coding sequence ATGAAATTTCTTTTCGCTCTTGCCATCTCGGTGTCCGTGGTCTTGCCCTCAGTGCAAGCCGCCAAAGAAGTGTTTGCCCACGTTATTGTAGGCAATGTGCGCTCCCTCGACAATGCCGACTGGGAAGACAACATCAAGCTGGCGCaggaggccaagattgaTGCCTTTGTCCTCAATATTGCCCAAGGCGATGAAGGCAACGAGGCGTCCTTGCAAACCATTTTTCAGGTTGCCGAAAGCCTGAACTTTAAACTCTTTTTCAGCTTTGACTACAAAGCCCTGGGAGCATGGCCAAAGGAGGATGTTATTGACCACATCACCAGGTTCGGTGCCAGCCCGGCTTACTTCAaaaccgacgacgacaagctGTTTGTTTCCACGTTTGAAGGTCCGGACAATGCGGGCGACTGGGCTGACATCAAGGCAACGACTAACTCGTTCTTCGTCCCCGATTGGTCATCTCAGGGCccggttgttgctgctggactggcggatggtgttgctgacGGGCTGTTCAGCTTTGATGCTTGGCCGAATGGtgacaccaacatcaccatcaaatCTGATCTCGAGTACCAAGACGCTCTTGGAGACCGAGCATACATGATGGCTATCTCCCCGTGGTTTtacaccaacctcgacaacccCGACTTCACCAAGAACTGGCTCTGGCGTGGCGATGAGCTCTGGGATACCCGTTGGGCTCAGGTAATGGAAGTCAACCCTGATTTCGTCGAGATTCTCACCTGGAATGACTACGGCGAATCTCACTACATTGGCCCTGTTCGCGAGAAGGAACTTGGTTTGTTCGATACGTCTGCGCCAATCCCCTATGTCGAGAATATGAGCCATGATGGCTGGCGCAAGTTCTTGCCTTTTTACATTGAGCAATACAAGACAGGAGCTGCGCCGACggagtttgaggagaggGTCGCGGCTTATTACCGCACCGCGCCTGCTCTTGCTTGCCCTGATGGCGGTACCACTGGTAACAATGCGGATTTCAATGAGGTGGAGCAGCCGCCGCAGGATTTTAATGAGGATGCTGTGTTTTATGGTGCGCTTCTGACCTCAGATGAGGGGGTTACGGTTACGGTCAAGATTGGGGAGAATGAGCAGACGGGGACTTTTACGACTTTTCCTGCGAGCGGTGCGGGGACTGCAGGTGTTTATAGGGGGAGTGTGCCGTTTGGGGGGAAtagtggtgatgttgttgttacTGTGTCTCGGGATGGGCAGGTTGTGGCTACAGCTGAGGGGGGAAAGCCGTTGGGGGCGACGTGCGAGTTTGATATCCAGAACTGGaatgctgttgctgtgtaG
- the NCED2 gene encoding Nced2p (EggNog:ENOG50KOG1285; COG:Q), with protein MARGEVNPVVGSQNISGSFVINGIYCKPTKKVKRKRSALQILVHGITYNSSMWGGYHFGDRYNWHAYANGEGYHTLAIDRLGHGLNSKALDPHNVIQPMLQVEIYKELIQSIRFNTAANSLRKRFSNIIWVGHSYGSQIALPLARLCPNLTSALILTGWSSTTNLSEVQKFNLASASTLYPSRFPGLDKGYLAMADEALRAKLFYYGAYDPAIPAFDFANQDIVTIGEFAANAGPFGIPPAAYNKPVMVITGVEDGVFCGQPGVAARECEELLEKTRTDMFPGVPGRKYEYFAPRNTGHDLTLHYSAKETFRRAHGFLDKYF; from the exons ATGGCCAGGGGCGAGGTGAACCCCGTTGTCGGGTCTCAGAACATCAGCGGCTCCTTCGTCATCAACGGCATCTACTGCAAGCCCACCAAAAAGGTCAAGAGAAAACGCAGCGCCCTTCAAATATTGGTTCACGGCATCACCTATAACAGCAGCATGTGGGGTGGGTATCACTTTGGTGACCGCTACAACTGGCACGCCTATGCTAATGGAGAGGGGTATCACACCCTCGCCATTGACAGACTTGGCCACGGCCTCAACTCAAAGGCATTAGACCCGCACAATGTGATTCAACCTATGCTCCAGGTGGAGATTTACAAGGAGCTGATCCAGTCTATCCGTTTCAACACCGCTGCCAACTCCCTTCGGAAGAGGTTTTCCAACATCATCTGG GTCGGCCACTCCTACGGCTCCCAAATCGCCCTCCCACTCGCACGCCTCTGCCCAAATCTCACCTCAGCCCTGATCTTGACAGGCtggtcctccaccaccaacctcagcgAGGTGCAAAAGTTCAATCTCGCCTCTGCTTCTACTCTTTATCCCTCTCGGTTTCCTGGCCTGGATAAAGGCTACCTAGCCATGGCCGACGAGGCCCTACGTGCAAAACTGTTTTACTATGGTGCTTACGACCCAGCAATCCCCGCGTTTGACTTTGCAAACCAGGATATTGTCACGATTGGTGAGTTTGCCGCTAATGCAGGACCGTTTGGGATACCGCCTGCCGCGTACAACAAGCCGGTTATGGTTATTactggtgtggaagatggTGTGTTTTGCGGCCAACCTGGAGTCGCAGCAAGGGAGTGtgaggagttgttggagaagacgaggacaGACATGTTTCCGGGTGTGCCGGGGAGGAAGTATGAGTATTTTGCGCCGAGGAATACGGGGCATGATTTGACGCTTCATTATTCGGCCAAGGAGACTTTTAGGAGGGCTCATGGGTTTTTGGACAAGTACTTTTAG